A DNA window from Pogona vitticeps strain Pit_001003342236 chromosome 2, PviZW2.1, whole genome shotgun sequence contains the following coding sequences:
- the LOC140703803 gene encoding uncharacterized protein LOC140703803 isoform X1, with amino-acid sequence MATQSGPVTSADQAGENGPLVEVKRCLLVRTDSQLFETAGVDVGILDHQYRGLRDTCSQVTLCHPDIIPRKYIIPNESLKVAGIEGQVISLPVAEVPVSFQGWRGVWRLAISSTLPAAVLMGNDLAEHVKRVLVITRSQATTGTVQGGTEEPEVEADEGSPEAMAETLATDSKFGQEQKADATLRKCFEKVTDTQLTPETPARFREKKGILYRETLMNISKGGDGIRSQLVVPEKYRPMILQRGHSDMFAAHLGVNKTQQRITQNFYWPEIGKQIKEFCKQCDVCQRQGNNRDRTKAKLCPLPVIDTPFKCIGVDIVGPLPKATKRGNRFILTIVDHATRYPEAIPLTNIETNTVADALVGYMSRMGFASEIITDLGTSFTSKLMKRLWQICGIKHKETTAYHPESNGLTEKFNGTLMRMIRAYLAENPNNWDQKLQSLLFAYRSVPQASTGFSPFELLFGRKVRGPLDLIKQNWEQITQDDPQDVVTYIDTLTNDLKRNLELAAENLQAQKVRQKTWYDQKARERHFNPGEEVLWLRPCKENKLQLKWAGPYRVMSKMSDLNYLIEQEEHQARRVVHVNALKPYYRGEQRVLFAIKAAESEEAELPFWEGRGEVKYNPDEVKISPALTQDQQQELKVLLTKYHKVFSNKPGIVKGVIKPLEAKIEAVRDWPRPNTKKKVKSFLGLVGYYRKFIPRFSEMATPLTDLTRKKTDDRIPWTSDWEEAFQRLKEALVQYPVLRAPDFDREFIIYTDASNSGVGAVLCQEDENGDQHPVSYLSRKLQKGERHLATVGKECLAIVYAIQKAKPYIWGRHFVLCTDHSPLQWLKTMKTHNSKLMRWALNLQDFDFEVKVVRGSMNCVADALSRRPDE; translated from the coding sequence atggctactcaatctggaccagttacatctgctgatcaggctggggaaaatggtcctcttgtggaggtcaagcgctgcttactagtgaggacagattcgcaattgtttgagaccgcaggggtggacgtaggaatacttgaccatcagtatagggggctaagggatacttgttcccaggtgaccctgtgccatccagacattattcctaggaagtatataatcccaaatgagagcctgaaggtggcagggattgaggggcaggtgatctcactgccagtagctgaggtacctgtgagctttcaaggctggaggggagtttggcggctagcgatttcatcgactctgccagcagccgtgctcatgggaaatgacctggctgaacatgtgaaacgggtgctagtgattacacgctcacaagctaccacggggacagttcaggggggtactgaagagcccgaggttgaagcagatgagggtagtcccgaagccatggcagaaaccttagccacggacagcaaatttggccaagagcaaaaggcagacgccactctccgaaagtgttttgaaaaggtgacagacacccagctaacacctgaaaccccagcgagatttcgcgagaaaaagggaattttatatagagagaccctgatgaatatctcaaaagggggagatgggatcagaagtcagctagtggtacctgaaaagtatcgccccatgatcttacaaagggggcactctgacatgtttgctgcgcacttaggggtgaacaaaacacagcagagaatcacacaaaatttttactggccggaaatagggaagcagatcaaggagttctgtaaacaatgtgatgtgtgtcagaggcaggggaataaccgtgacaggaccaaagcaaagttgtgccctttgcctgtgattgacaccccgttcaaatgtataggagtggatattgtgggaccgttgcccaaggccacaaagagggggaaccggttcattctcaccattgtggaccatgccacgaggtaccccgaagccattcccttgactaacatcgaaactaacacagtggcagatgccttggtggggtatatgtccaggatgggatttgcctcagaaataatcacagatttgggcacatcgtttacatcaaagctcatgaaacggttatggcaaatctgtggaattaaacacaaggaaaccactgcctatcaccccgaaagtaatgggttaacggagaagttcaatgggactctgatgcgcatgattagggcttacttggcagagaatccaaacaattgggaccagaagctgcaatcccttttgtttgcttatcgatcagtgccccaagccagtaccgggttcagtccgtttgaacttttgtttgggagaaaagtaagaggtccacttgatttaatcaaacaaaattgggagcagatcacccaggatgacccacaagatgttgtgacgtatatagacactttaacgaatgacctgaagagaaacctagagctagcagcagaaaacctgcaagctcagaaggtcagacagaaaacctggtatgaccagaaagccagggagaggcactttaacccaggggaggaagtgctttggcttaggccctgcaaagagaacaaactgcagctcaaatgggcaggaccatacagggtcatgtccaagatgtcagatctgaactaccttatagaacaggaggaacaccaagcacggagggtggtacatgtgaatgccctgaaaccctactacagaggggaacagagggttttatttgccataaaagcagctgagagtgaggaagctgaattacccttctgggagggtagaggggaagtgaaatacaacccagatgaggtgaagatcagtcctgcactcacccaagaccagcagcaagaactaaaagtgctgctcactaaatatcataaggttttttcgaataagccggggatagtgaagggagtgatcaaacccctagaggccaaaatagaagccgttcgtgattggcccagacccaacaccaagaagaaagtcaaatcatttcttgggttggtgggctactacagaaagttcatcccgaggtttagcgagatggcgactccgctgaccgatctgacgcggaagaagactgatgaccgcatcccgtggaccagcgactgggaggaggcgttccagaggttgaaggaggcgctcgtccagtatccagtgctgcgtgctcccgacttcgaccgggagttcatcatctacaccgatgcgtctaacagcggggtaggagcagttctttgccaggaggatgaaaatggtgaccagcatccagtgtcctacctgagtaggaaactccagaaaggtgagagacatttggcaaccgtgggaaaggagtgcctggccatagtatacgcgattcagaaggccaaaccttacatctggggaagacattttgttctgtgcactgaccactccccactgcagtggttaaagacaatgaaaacccataatagtaaacttatgaggtgggctttaaacctgcaagattttgacttcgaagtgaaggtggtcagagggtcaatgaactgtgttgctgacgccttgtcaagaagacccgacgagtga